From one Lolium rigidum isolate FL_2022 chromosome 4, APGP_CSIRO_Lrig_0.1, whole genome shotgun sequence genomic stretch:
- the LOC124648107 gene encoding uncharacterized protein LOC124648107, protein MDDVYGRIEVFPHHFSPRTEPMDAAADGLSTSTSNMNPSPSPSRRRSWTPKRVMGAASLLQLLSIPRLRWSSSNEDDDKIELTRAEVESLRSEIADADERESQLKARLENIDEVLRYARLCGYLYIRSRWSQLPGEPPIIDDTEVDDWLPRFVVLQGQCIYYYLKSTDLSPLESTMLRDVVDVGELPNFVPEDGKTRHAFYILTRLGLRFECSSSCEIQVDSWVRAVRSGCKLRSDELENKTSGAWEPVVTVRPMGGEGRGKRVNKQEVRQPPLDSRARRIRSEAKQSNQPSDSIPCLPLARSLPLNEPPIHLALALHLSPVAMSSSKMYQSACKAARSFLASSSAAARSSVLADQIAPGIQISLTLADGRNAALATLTNVGRTRLPAAYSYHTKASGANAAHRFGWIAGIPAAAYMLQDQEVHAAELERTFIAIKPDGVQRGLISEIVSRFERKGFKLVAIKLVVPSKEFAEKHYHDLKERPFFSGLCDFLSSGPVLAMVWEGEGVIKYGRKLIGATDPQKSEPGTIRGDLAVVVGRNIIHGSDGPETAKDEIALWFTPKELVSYTSNEEKWVYGVN, encoded by the exons ATGGATGATGTTTACGGAAGAATAGAGGTCTTCCCACACCACTTCTCGCCACGGACAGAACCCATGGATGCTGCAGCTGACGGCCTGTCCACGAGCACGAGCAACATGAATCCTTCCCCAAG CCCTTCGCGCAGACGTTCTTGGACCCCGAAACGAGTCATGGGAGCCGCATCGCTTCTGCAGCTGCTGTCGATCCCGCGCCTTAGGTGGTCTTCCAGCAACGAGGACGACGACAAG ATCGAATTGACCAGAGCTGAGGTAGAGTCATTACGAAGCGAAATCGCTGATGCTGATGAGAGGGAGTCCCAGTTAAAAGCTCG GTTGGAAAACATCGACGAGGTGTTGAGATACGCACGTCTCTGCGGGTACCTCTATATCAGAAGT AGGTGGAGTCAGCTTCCAGGGGAGCCACCCATCATAGACGACACGGAGGTGGACGACTGGCTCCCTCGCTTTGTCGTCCTGCAGGGGCAGTGTATATACTACTACCTCAAGTCCACAG ATTTGAGCCCTCTGGAGTCCACCATGCTGCGTGACGTGGTGGATGTAGGAGAGCTTCCAAACTTTGTGCCGGAGGACGGGAAGACTCGGCACGCGTTCTACATACTGACCCGGCTGGGCCTGAGGTTTGAGTGCTCGAGCAGCTGCGAGATACAG GTGGATTCGTGGGTGCGAGCAGTAAGGAGCGGTTGCAAATTGAGGAGTGATGAGCTTGAGAACAAGACGAGCGGAGCATG GGAACCGGTCGTGACGGTGCGACCgatgggaggggaggggaggggcaaAAGGGTAAATAAGCAAGAGGTGCGCCAACCACCGCTCGACTCGAGGGCGAGGCGCATCAGATCTGAAGCAAAGCAAAGCAACCAACCAAGCGATTCAATTCCTTGCTTGCCACTCGCTCGCTCGCTGCCTTTAAACGAACCCCCCATCCATCTCGCTCTCGCCCTCCACCTCTCGCCGGTAGCCATGAGCTCTTCCAAGATGTACCAGTCCGCCTGCAAGGCCGCCAGGTCCttcctcgcctcctcctccgccgccgcccgctcctccgTTCTCGCCG ATCAGATCGCACCAGGGATTCAAATCTCGCTCACTCTTGCAGATGGGAGGAACGCCGCGCTCGCAACGCTCACCAACGTCGGCAGGACCAGGCTCCCCGCCGCCTACTCCTACCACACCAAGGCCTCCGGCGCCAACGCCGCCCACCGGTTCGGGTGGATCGCCGGCATACCCGCCGCTG CCTACATGCTCCAGGATCAGGAGGTGCATGCGGCCGAG CTGGAGCGCACCTTCATCGCCATCAAGCCTGACGGCGTCCAGAGAGGACTC ATTTCTGAGATAGTATCCCGATTTGAGAGGAAAGGATTCAAGCTTGTTGCCATCAAGCTGGTGGTTCCATCCAAGGAATTCGCCGAGAAGCACTACCATGATCTCAAGGAAAGACCTTTCTTCAGTGGATTGTGCGACTTCCTTAGCTCTGGCCCTGTACTTGCCATG GTTTGGGAAGGAGAGGGTGTTATCAAGTACGGCCGGAAACTGATTGGTGCCACGGACCCACAGAAGTCTGAGCCAGGAACCATCAGAGGAGATCTCGCTGTTGTTGTTGGAAG AAACATTATTCATGGGAGCGACGGCCCAGAGACAGCCAAGGATGAGATCGCTCTCTGGTTTACCCCCAAGGAGCTGGTCTCTTACACCAGCAACGAGGAGAAGTGGGTTTATGGCGTGAACTAA